A stretch of DNA from Planctomycetota bacterium:
GAGAAACTTGATTCCAACAGCCCGATTCTGTGCAACCTCGGCACCGGACGCGGCTTCAGCGTCAAGGAGATCATCGAGCAAGCCCGCACCGTCACAGGCCGGGACATCCCCGTCGAGATCGGCCCCCGCCGCGCCGGCGACGCCATCGCGCTTTACGCCGACCCCTCCAAGGCCAAGCGCGTACTCGGCTGGGAAGCACGGTACAAGGACCCGAAGGCGATCATCGAAACCGCGTGGAACTGGTTCGAGAAAAACCCCAACGGCTACGGTGACTGAATCGCGCAGCCGACCTCGCGTTGGCGTAACATCCCCAATCCCCAGAACGGAATCCCCGCAAGCCCATGGAGATCGAGCAACTTCAAACCGAGGACGTCCGCCCGCTACGGTATGCGGTGCTTCGATCGAATCAGCCGTTCGAGGAAACGTTGTATCCCGGCGACAACTCGGCCGTTCATCTCGGCATCCGTGAGGGCTCAAAGGTCATCGGCGTCGTGTCAATCTACGCGGAACAGCCGATGCCCAAGAAGGGCAAACCCGGCGACTTCCGTTTCCGTGGGATGGCCATCGATCCCAAGTTCCAAGGCTCGGGCGTCGGCACGGCTCTGATTGAGTCGATGCTCGACAAGGCTTGGGAAATGGGGGCACAACGGATCTGGGGCAACACCCGGACGGACGTGTTCGGCTTCTACTCCGGCCACGGGTTCGACTCGGTCGGCGACGTGTTCGACATCCCCGACCTCGGCCCGCACGTGGTGATGTTCATGGACCGCCCCCGCAACCGGTCTTAACCGTCACAAGCGGTGAAACCATGCGACCCGGGAGCCGCCGATCGCTATGATTCATCCGTTCATCCGCATGAACGGGTGAACGCATAAGCCCATGTCCACGACTGCCGCCACCGACGTCTCCGCGCTGCTCGATGCCACCGACCGTTTTGCCGACCGGCACAACGGCCCTGATCCGGCCGAGGTCCGCGACATGCTCGACCTCATCGGTGCCACTTCGCTCGAAGAACTCATCAACGATGCGGTTCCCGAGGACATCCGGCTGGATCGGCCGCTCGACCTGCCTGCTTCACGGACCGAGGCACAGGCGCTGGCAGACCTTCGGGAGATCGTGGAGAAGAACATCGTGCGGCGAAGTCTCATCGGCATGGGCTACGCCGCCTGCGAGACGCCGGCGGTGATCCTGCGGAACCTGTTTGAGAACCCTGGCTGGTACACGCAGTACACGCCCTACCAGGCCGAGATTTCCCAAGGCCGGCTCGAAGCGCTGCTCAACTTCCAGCAGATGGTCAGCGACCTGACCGGGCTGCCGTTGGCCAACGCGTCGCTGCTCGACGAAGCCACCGCGGCGGCCGAAGCGATGGCGATGGCCAAGGGGATCGCGGGCAAGAAAAAGAACACGTTCGTCATCGACGCCGGCTGCCATCCGCAAACCATCGGCGTCGTCACGACCCGGGCACGGACAATGGGCATCGATGTGCGGGTGACAACTCAGATCTCAAATCTCAAATCTGAGATTGCGGAGCAGGCGTTCGGCGTGCTCGTGCAGTACCCGACGACGACGGGTGCGATTGTCGACTACCGCGAACTGGCCGAGCGTGTTCATGAGGCCGGCGGTCTTGTCGTCGCGGCGGCGGACATTCTTTCGCTTTGCGTGCTGACGCCGCCGGGCGAATGGGGTGCGGACATCTGCGTCGGTAACACGCAGCGGTTCGGCGTGCCGATGGGCTTCGGCGGGCCGCACGCCGCGTTCATGGCGACCCTCGACAAGCACGCCCGCAAGATGCCTGGCCGACTGGTGGGCGTCTCCAAGGACGCCCACGGCGACGTCGCCTACCGCCTGACCCTGCAGACACGCGAGC
This window harbors:
- a CDS encoding GDP-mannose 4,6-dehydratase, yielding RYFNASGCDPEGRLGEDHDPETHLIPVVLEVALGKREKITIFGDDYPTPDGTNVRDYIHVNDLADAHIRAMEKLDSNSPILCNLGTGRGFSVKEIIEQARTVTGRDIPVEIGPRRAGDAIALYADPSKAKRVLGWEARYKDPKAIIETAWNWFEKNPNGYGD
- a CDS encoding GNAT family N-acetyltransferase; the encoded protein is MEIEQLQTEDVRPLRYAVLRSNQPFEETLYPGDNSAVHLGIREGSKVIGVVSIYAEQPMPKKGKPGDFRFRGMAIDPKFQGSGVGTALIESMLDKAWEMGAQRIWGNTRTDVFGFYSGHGFDSVGDVFDIPDLGPHVVMFMDRPRNRS